From the Halorhabdus utahensis DSM 12940 genome, one window contains:
- a CDS encoding TrkH family potassium uptake protein, whose translation MVTASARTYVDYRVSVAYVGTVLKFIGITPAFPFVLSLFYGEDPLPFVVACVVMVLGGGLLEAVDSGGDLGNREAFLLVSLAWLVVPLAGTIPYLVAGTGSVAGPVNALFESMSGFTTTGATVLEKISVDRHGHAMMLWRQLTQWLGGMGILVLMVAILPELSVGGAQVIDQEAPGLSLEKLTPRIQVTARALWGIYAGFTVLAALVYYGLNVAGIAPNMGLYNAVAHALTTLPTGGFSPEARSMEAFVPAVQWAVMVFMLVAGTNFALFWYVLRGDPRELIDNTEFRSYLLAAAGVGALISALLFAGVGLSGTPENVGTIVGNVENSLRQGLFQAIAVVTTTGYASMDVNTWHPVAQTTLLFAYFLGGSAGSAAGSIKIVRWVLVTKGIDRSLFTSIHPEAVRPIRLGKEIVDDETVRDVFAFIALFLGIFVVSTVLLYLDSLRTPAVTLSGLDAMSVAIATLGNVGPGFGDVGPMDSFLQFSDLGKLYMTFLMWIGRLEVLSVLVIFTPSFWRS comes from the coding sequence ATGGTAACCGCGTCGGCCCGCACGTACGTCGATTACCGGGTGAGCGTCGCCTATGTCGGGACCGTTCTGAAGTTCATCGGCATCACCCCGGCGTTCCCGTTCGTCCTGTCGCTGTTCTACGGCGAGGATCCCCTTCCGTTCGTCGTCGCGTGCGTCGTCATGGTACTGGGCGGCGGGCTACTCGAAGCGGTCGACTCAGGGGGAGACCTCGGCAATCGCGAGGCGTTCCTGCTGGTGAGTCTCGCGTGGCTCGTCGTCCCGCTCGCGGGAACGATCCCCTATCTCGTCGCGGGGACGGGATCGGTTGCGGGCCCCGTCAACGCCCTCTTCGAGAGCATGAGTGGCTTCACCACGACCGGCGCGACCGTCCTCGAAAAGATCTCGGTCGATCGCCACGGCCACGCCATGATGCTGTGGCGACAGCTCACCCAGTGGCTCGGCGGCATGGGTATCCTCGTCCTGATGGTCGCGATCCTCCCCGAACTGTCGGTCGGTGGCGCGCAGGTTATCGACCAGGAAGCGCCCGGCCTCTCCCTGGAGAAGCTGACGCCACGGATCCAGGTGACGGCCCGGGCGCTGTGGGGGATCTACGCCGGGTTCACCGTCCTCGCGGCGCTCGTCTACTACGGGCTCAACGTCGCGGGGATCGCCCCCAACATGGGCCTCTACAACGCGGTCGCCCACGCACTGACGACGCTGCCGACCGGCGGGTTCTCGCCGGAAGCCAGGAGCATGGAGGCGTTCGTCCCCGCCGTCCAGTGGGCGGTGATGGTGTTCATGCTCGTCGCCGGGACCAACTTCGCGCTGTTCTGGTACGTCCTCCGTGGCGATCCGCGGGAACTGATCGACAACACCGAGTTCCGGTCGTACCTGCTCGCCGCCGCCGGGGTGGGAGCCCTCATCTCGGCGCTGCTGTTCGCCGGCGTCGGGCTCAGCGGGACGCCCGAAAACGTCGGGACGATCGTCGGCAACGTCGAGAACTCCCTCCGGCAGGGGCTGTTCCAGGCGATCGCCGTCGTGACGACCACCGGCTACGCCAGCATGGACGTCAACACCTGGCACCCCGTCGCCCAAACGACCCTGCTGTTCGCGTACTTCCTCGGCGGGTCGGCGGGCTCGGCCGCCGGCTCGATCAAGATCGTCCGGTGGGTGTTGGTCACGAAGGGGATCGACCGGTCGCTGTTCACGTCGATTCACCCCGAGGCAGTCCGGCCGATCCGGCTTGGCAAGGAGATCGTCGACGACGAGACCGTCCGGGACGTCTTCGCGTTCATCGCGCTGTTTCTCGGGATCTTCGTCGTCTCGACGGTCCTGTTGTATCTGGACAGCCTCCGGACGCCCGCGGTGACGCTGTCGGGGCTGGACGCGATGAGCGTCGCCATCGCGACGCTTGGCAACGTCGGTCCCGGGTTTGGTGACGTCGGCCCGATGGACAGCTTTCTGCAATTC